The following are from one region of the Prochlorococcus marinus str. SB genome:
- the msrB gene encoding peptide-methionine (R)-S-oxide reductase MsrB yields MNQFLSRRIFILIPTMSILKKIFKPMQVLASSLASKEEWNLSKDEWKARLSPESYYILREEGTERAFSSKLNNEKGKGIFHCAGCDLPLFSSDKKFDSGTGWPSFWDSIQGSIETKVDFKLIVPRTEYHCSRCGGHQGHVFNDGPLPTGKRYCNNGLALRFVPD; encoded by the coding sequence ATGAATCAATTTCTATCAAGAAGAATTTTTATTCTAATTCCTACTATGTCAATCTTAAAAAAAATCTTTAAGCCAATGCAAGTATTAGCATCTTCACTTGCTTCTAAAGAAGAGTGGAACTTATCAAAAGACGAATGGAAAGCTAGGCTTAGTCCAGAATCTTATTATATTTTGAGGGAGGAAGGGACTGAAAGAGCTTTTAGCAGCAAATTAAATAATGAGAAGGGGAAAGGGATTTTTCACTGTGCAGGATGCGATTTGCCGCTTTTTTCCTCAGATAAAAAATTTGATAGTGGTACAGGATGGCCAAGTTTTTGGGATTCAATTCAAGGATCAATAGAAACAAAAGTTGATTTTAAGTTAATTGTTCCTAGAACCGAATATCATTGTTCTAGATGTGGAGGCCATCAGGGACATGTCTTCAATGATGGGCCACTTCCTACTGGCAAAAGATACTGCAACAACGGATTAGCATTAAGGTTCGTTCCTGACTAA
- the rsgA gene encoding ribosome small subunit-dependent GTPase A, with amino-acid sequence MKTNIKYLGLVTKKFNDFFLVDLKNQGNSGNSQKFLCKVKKSINFKDQLIYVGDEVAIEKIDFKSKRAIITSLKKRKNLLVRPSVANISNIYVTFSVQEPELNLSQVNRFLISAESMGVEVSLVLTKCDLISDKRRSYLIDKFEKWGYRVITLNLQKSDSFKNLLAEVKKKDCSIFMGPSGVGKTTLLNMIIPGLQNSTSPVSNKIKRGKNTTRNVELFSISNQSYIVDTPGFNMQPLEVDIKLLPNFYSEIYKQVIEEGIKCKFRNCLHLNDEGCNLNKSFERYSFYKEMIESSKSHYYQNQED; translated from the coding sequence ATGAAAACTAATATTAAATATTTAGGTTTAGTTACGAAAAAATTTAATGATTTTTTTTTAGTTGATTTAAAAAATCAAGGAAACTCTGGAAATAGCCAGAAATTTTTATGTAAGGTTAAGAAGTCTATAAATTTCAAGGATCAATTAATTTATGTTGGAGACGAAGTAGCGATTGAAAAAATTGATTTTAAAAGTAAACGCGCAATAATAACAAGTCTAAAAAAAAGAAAAAATCTTTTAGTTAGACCCTCAGTTGCAAATATTTCTAACATATATGTTACTTTTTCCGTTCAAGAACCAGAGTTAAATTTATCTCAAGTTAATAGGTTTTTGATATCAGCAGAATCAATGGGAGTTGAAGTCTCATTAGTTTTGACAAAGTGTGATTTAATTTCTGATAAAAGAAGATCATATCTAATTGATAAATTTGAGAAATGGGGTTATCGAGTAATAACTTTAAATTTACAGAAATCTGATTCCTTTAAAAATTTATTAGCTGAGGTAAAGAAAAAAGATTGTTCAATTTTTATGGGTCCATCTGGAGTTGGCAAAACTACCTTGCTAAATATGATTATTCCAGGGCTTCAAAATAGTACTTCTCCAGTTTCCAATAAAATTAAGAGAGGAAAAAACACTACTCGAAATGTTGAGTTATTTTCTATTTCGAATCAAAGTTACATTGTGGATACTCCTGGTTTTAACATGCAACCTCTAGAGGTTGATATTAAGTTGTTACCAAATTTTTATTCAGAAATATATAAACAGGTAATCGAAGAAGGAATTAAGTGTAAATTTCGTAATTGCTTACATTTAAACGATGAGGGATGTAATTTAAATAAATCCTTCGAAAGATATTCTTTTTATAAAGAAATGATTGAGTCTTCTAAGAGTCACTATTATCAAAACCAGGAAGATTGA
- the murC gene encoding UDP-N-acetylmuramate--L-alanine ligase, whose amino-acid sequence MDKKLLLKSHFHFIGIGGIGMSALAMGLLKKGCSVSGSDLVKNDETNKLEKLGAVIFTSQVRQNIEFVTSKFTNRLINFVVSSAIKPENEELSYCKEKNLSIKHRSEILAMLMHTYTALAIAGSHGKTSTSTFLSTILELCTSNSSSITGGIIPIYNSNCHLENTKYLVAEVDESDGTIDKYKCDIGIINNIDFDHCDHFSNLTEVISSFKSFAKNSKKLLLNFDCKTSRKNFYSNFKWSNSTAKNVAYAIIPTEINSKYTIGKYYENENFISNLNIPIPGLHNLSNITAAIAASRMIGVDFIEIKKNLKYLKLPKKRFEFRGQIDERSLYDDYAHHPKEIKETIKLGRLFIKQKNKNEFQKNRLIALFQPHRYSRVKQFNKEFAEELSKADVIYVTSIYGAGEGNEDNITSKIITDLIYKKNKNVSYINNYYEVTKNFYELTRKGDLILNMGAGDCHNFWSILNEKNN is encoded by the coding sequence TTGGATAAAAAATTACTTTTGAAAAGTCATTTTCATTTTATTGGGATCGGAGGTATTGGGATGTCAGCATTAGCAATGGGTTTACTTAAAAAAGGTTGTTCAGTTTCAGGATCTGATTTAGTTAAAAACGATGAAACTAATAAATTGGAGAAACTAGGTGCAGTAATCTTTACTTCTCAAGTTCGACAAAATATTGAATTTGTTACTTCAAAATTTACCAACAGATTGATTAATTTTGTTGTAAGCTCCGCGATCAAGCCAGAAAATGAAGAATTATCGTATTGCAAAGAAAAAAATTTATCAATAAAACATCGTTCAGAGATACTTGCAATGCTAATGCACACTTATACTGCATTGGCGATAGCAGGCAGCCACGGAAAAACATCAACTAGTACATTTCTTTCTACGATACTTGAGTTATGTACAAGTAATTCTTCTTCAATAACTGGAGGAATAATTCCTATTTACAACTCTAATTGTCATTTAGAAAATACAAAATACTTAGTAGCTGAAGTTGATGAATCTGATGGGACTATTGACAAATATAAATGTGATATTGGAATAATCAATAATATTGATTTTGATCATTGCGATCACTTTTCTAATTTAACTGAAGTCATATCTTCTTTTAAAAGTTTCGCTAAAAACTCTAAAAAATTATTACTTAATTTTGATTGTAAAACCTCAAGAAAAAATTTTTATTCTAATTTTAAGTGGTCAAACTCTACGGCTAAAAACGTAGCATATGCAATAATCCCAACTGAAATTAATTCAAAGTATACAATTGGGAAATATTATGAAAATGAAAATTTTATCAGTAATTTAAATATTCCAATTCCAGGACTACACAATCTATCCAATATCACAGCAGCAATAGCAGCTTCCAGAATGATAGGAGTAGATTTTATAGAAATTAAGAAAAATTTAAAATATTTGAAACTGCCAAAAAAAAGATTTGAATTTAGAGGCCAAATAGATGAAAGAAGCTTATATGATGATTATGCACATCACCCAAAAGAAATAAAAGAGACGATTAAATTAGGAAGATTATTCATTAAGCAAAAAAATAAGAATGAATTTCAAAAAAATAGATTAATTGCTTTATTTCAACCTCATAGATATTCTCGAGTAAAGCAATTTAATAAAGAATTCGCTGAAGAATTATCAAAAGCAGATGTTATTTATGTAACAAGTATTTATGGAGCAGGAGAAGGAAACGAAGATAACATTACTTCGAAAATTATTACGGATCTGATTTATAAAAAAAATAAAAATGTTAGTTACATAAATAATTATTATGAAGTTACAAAGAATTTTTACGAATTAACTCGAAAAGGGGATTTAATTTTGAATATGGGAGCTGGTGATTGTCATAATTTCTGGTCAATTTTAAATGAAAAAAATAATTAA
- the gap gene encoding type I glyceraldehyde-3-phosphate dehydrogenase, with product MTLRVAINGFGRIGRNFMRCWLSRGAYTNIEVVGINVTSDPKTNAHLLKYDSVLGQLDGVDIQYTDDTFVINNKTIKCFSDRNPLNLPWKDWGVDLVIESTGVFNTDVGASKHLEVGAKKVILTAPGKGDGVGTFVVGVNADTYKHKDYDILSNASCTTNCLAPVVKVLDQTFGINKGLMTTIHSYTGDQRILDNSHRDLRRARAAATNIVPTSTGAAKAVALVYPEMKGKLTGIAMRVPTPNVSAVDFVFESSKSVTAEEVNNALKEASLSTMKGIIKYGDEPLVSSDYAGTNESSIVDSDLTMCIGDNLVKVLAWYDNEWGYSQRVVDLAEIVAKNWE from the coding sequence ATGACTTTGCGTGTTGCAATTAACGGCTTTGGCAGAATTGGTCGAAACTTTATGCGTTGTTGGCTTAGTAGAGGAGCTTACACCAATATTGAAGTAGTCGGAATTAACGTTACATCAGATCCTAAGACTAATGCTCATTTATTAAAATATGACTCAGTCCTTGGTCAGCTTGATGGTGTTGATATTCAATATACTGATGATACTTTTGTAATTAATAACAAAACAATTAAATGTTTCTCAGACAGAAACCCACTGAATCTCCCCTGGAAAGACTGGGGTGTAGATTTGGTTATTGAATCTACTGGAGTATTTAATACAGACGTAGGTGCAAGTAAGCACTTAGAGGTAGGAGCAAAAAAAGTTATCTTAACTGCTCCTGGTAAAGGCGATGGCGTTGGTACTTTTGTAGTTGGAGTGAATGCTGATACATATAAACACAAAGATTACGATATTTTGAGTAATGCTAGTTGCACAACTAACTGTTTAGCTCCAGTAGTCAAAGTTTTAGATCAAACTTTTGGGATTAATAAAGGTTTGATGACTACAATTCATAGTTATACAGGTGATCAAAGAATTTTAGATAATAGTCATAGAGATCTAAGAAGGGCTAGAGCTGCAGCTACAAACATCGTTCCTACTTCTACAGGAGCCGCAAAAGCAGTTGCTCTTGTATACCCAGAAATGAAAGGCAAATTAACTGGAATTGCAATGAGAGTACCAACTCCTAACGTTTCAGCAGTAGATTTTGTTTTTGAATCTTCTAAATCTGTCACGGCTGAAGAAGTCAATAATGCTCTCAAGGAAGCATCTCTAAGTACAATGAAAGGCATTATTAAGTATGGAGATGAACCATTAGTCTCAAGCGATTATGCAGGTACCAATGAATCATCAATTGTAGATAGTGATCTTACTATGTGTATCGGTGATAACCTTGTAAAGGTGCTTGCATGGTATGACAATGAGTGGGGTTATAGTCAGAGAGTTGTAGATTTAGCAGAGATTGTTGCTAAAAATTGGGAGTAA
- a CDS encoding sulfurtransferase TusA family protein — translation MTALKHLDLKSVPCPLNVVKIKLALEKLSKNEQLIVELDKGEPEEMVLNNLKEMGCLFKQIKENEKFIKIKILNEN, via the coding sequence ATGACTGCCTTAAAGCATTTGGATCTTAAATCTGTTCCATGTCCTTTAAATGTTGTCAAAATTAAATTGGCTTTGGAGAAGTTATCTAAAAATGAACAACTTATTGTTGAACTAGATAAAGGTGAACCAGAAGAAATGGTATTAAACAATTTAAAAGAGATGGGATGTTTGTTTAAACAAATCAAAGAAAATGAAAAATTTATAAAAATAAAAATATTGAATGAAAACTAA
- the grpE gene encoding nucleotide exchange factor GrpE, whose protein sequence is MIEKSDNIDNKENDDSNLDNAPEDTSSTQTLTTENDELSSQEKEEINTEELKNTISNNDARLEQLEKEHETLKNQYVRISADFDNFRKRQSRDQDDLKIQLVSKTITAILPIVDNFERARQQLKPENEEAQALHRSYQGLYKQLVEVLKQQGVSPMRVVGQQFDPNLHEAVLREPSEEFEEDYIIEELQRGYHLEGKVLRHALVKVSMGPGKQNSQQEVEKDTVEGDVNSEANTSEDV, encoded by the coding sequence ATGATTGAAAAATCAGACAATATTGACAATAAAGAGAATGATGATTCTAATCTCGATAATGCTCCTGAAGATACATCATCTACCCAAACCTTAACAACCGAAAATGATGAATTATCTTCTCAAGAAAAAGAAGAAATAAATACTGAAGAATTAAAAAATACTATTTCAAATAATGATGCCAGATTAGAACAATTAGAAAAAGAGCATGAAACATTAAAAAATCAATATGTAAGGATTTCAGCAGATTTTGATAATTTCAGAAAAAGGCAGTCTAGGGATCAGGACGATTTAAAAATCCAACTTGTTTCCAAGACTATAACTGCCATACTTCCTATTGTTGACAATTTTGAGAGAGCAAGACAACAACTTAAACCAGAAAATGAGGAAGCTCAAGCTCTTCATAGAAGTTATCAAGGATTGTATAAACAACTAGTAGAAGTTTTAAAACAACAGGGAGTGTCACCCATGAGAGTTGTTGGTCAGCAATTTGATCCAAACTTGCATGAAGCTGTATTAAGAGAACCTAGTGAAGAGTTTGAAGAGGATTATATTATTGAAGAATTGCAGCGAGGATATCATCTAGAAGGTAAGGTGTTGAGACATGCATTGGTTAAGGTATCTATGGGACCTGGTAAACAAAATTCACAACAGGAAGTAGAAAAGGATACAGTTGAAGGGGATGTTAATTCAGAGGCAAATACTTCTGAAGATGTATAA
- the thiL gene encoding thiamine-phosphate kinase has protein sequence MHKEILEDIGEKELINRLGKFMPKNQASDDCALIKTKNENLLVNTDSLVENVHFNDISICPQDLGWKAVVSNISDLLSSGSKKTIGITISLVLPVRTEWIWVEEVYKGINKALKEYGGLILGGDCSKGNEKIISITAFGIQGELELRRNACKPGDIIFTTGIHGLSKLGFLIQNKINFDNEFSLNERLILKSIEHFCRPKVYPNFLNNLLKTRSNKNIRRIGCTDSSDGLFQALKDLTIASNCKAIINYEKIPKDKDWPKGDKWDEYYFFGGEDYELVFSLPKEWAENLSKLDKDINEIGFFTDGEPSIEFKDNKKNKLFNNTPFKHF, from the coding sequence ATGCATAAAGAAATATTAGAAGATATAGGGGAAAAAGAATTAATAAATAGGCTTGGAAAATTTATGCCTAAAAATCAAGCTTCAGATGATTGCGCTTTAATCAAAACTAAAAATGAAAATTTACTTGTTAATACTGATTCTTTAGTGGAAAATGTCCATTTCAATGATATTAGTATTTGTCCTCAAGACCTTGGGTGGAAAGCAGTTGTAAGCAACATCTCTGACTTATTATCTAGTGGAAGCAAGAAAACTATTGGTATTACAATAAGCCTAGTTCTACCTGTTAGAACTGAGTGGATTTGGGTTGAAGAAGTATACAAAGGAATAAATAAAGCATTAAAAGAATATGGCGGATTGATTCTAGGGGGAGATTGCTCAAAGGGGAATGAAAAAATAATTTCAATTACGGCCTTTGGAATTCAAGGCGAGCTTGAATTAAGAAGAAACGCATGTAAACCAGGAGATATAATTTTTACTACAGGAATTCACGGTCTTAGCAAACTGGGATTTTTGATACAAAATAAAATTAATTTCGATAATGAATTTTCTCTTAATGAAAGATTAATCCTTAAGTCTATTGAACATTTTTGTCGCCCTAAAGTTTACCCAAATTTTCTAAATAATCTCCTCAAAACTCGCTCGAATAAAAATATAAGGAGAATAGGATGTACTGATAGCAGTGATGGCCTATTTCAAGCCTTAAAAGATTTAACAATAGCTAGCAACTGCAAAGCGATCATAAACTATGAAAAAATACCTAAAGATAAGGATTGGCCTAAAGGAGATAAATGGGACGAATACTATTTTTTTGGAGGAGAAGATTATGAATTAGTTTTCTCATTGCCCAAAGAATGGGCAGAAAATTTATCTAAACTTGATAAAGATATTAACGAGATTGGTTTTTTTACTGATGGTGAACCATCAATAGAATTTAAAGATAATAAAAAAAACAAATTATTTAATAACACGCCTTTCAAACACTTTTAA
- a CDS encoding YbaB/EbfC family nucleoid-associated protein, which translates to MAGFGLPNFGQLTEAFKKAKQIQQDAQKLQDELENMEIEGTSDDEMIKVWISGNQLPLKVEVQENILNANKEQIEQSILQAIQKAHELSTTTMKERMNDLTGGLNLNLPGFDNSDS; encoded by the coding sequence ATGGCGGGTTTTGGACTTCCTAACTTTGGACAACTTACAGAAGCTTTTAAAAAAGCTAAACAAATTCAGCAAGATGCTCAAAAATTACAAGATGAACTTGAAAATATGGAGATTGAAGGCACAAGTGATGATGAGATGATAAAAGTTTGGATTAGTGGAAACCAACTTCCTTTAAAGGTAGAAGTACAAGAAAATATTTTAAATGCAAATAAAGAACAAATAGAGCAAAGCATTCTACAAGCTATTCAAAAAGCTCATGAATTATCAACTACAACTATGAAAGAAAGGATGAATGATTTGACTGGTGGATTAAATCTCAATCTTCCTGGTTTTGATAATAGTGACTCTTAG
- the murB gene encoding UDP-N-acetylmuramate dehydrogenase — MNKKNFSENRNLSSYTTIKVGGVAEYFAEPRSVEELSYLIKWANLKNQRCQIIGAGSNLLINNIFIKGLVVCTKKLKSLKIDPYSGIIEAEAGVMLPTLSNSLAKNRLQGGEWAVGIPGTLGGAIYMNAGTGNLSLAKNLISVKVINNKTLEKIEIEKKDINFEYRFSSFQRNDLTIISARLHFEPNGNLEKLIQTTKNNLKLKTETQPYHQPSFGSVFKNPENNYAAKLIDDMGLKGFKIGDAEISTMHSNFIINTSSASSKDIYELITVIQQKVLQNKGIYLQPEVRMIGFDYPI; from the coding sequence ATGAATAAAAAAAATTTTTCTGAAAACCGTAATTTAAGTAGTTACACAACTATAAAAGTGGGAGGAGTAGCTGAATATTTTGCTGAGCCAAGAAGCGTTGAAGAACTTTCATATCTAATAAAATGGGCTAATTTAAAAAACCAAAGATGTCAAATAATTGGCGCAGGTTCAAACCTTTTAATAAATAATATTTTCATAAAAGGCTTAGTTGTTTGTACAAAAAAATTGAAATCACTAAAGATAGATCCATATTCAGGAATTATTGAAGCGGAAGCAGGTGTAATGCTCCCAACATTATCTAATTCTCTTGCTAAAAATCGATTACAAGGAGGGGAATGGGCTGTGGGAATTCCAGGAACATTAGGAGGAGCAATTTATATGAATGCTGGCACAGGTAATTTATCGCTAGCAAAAAATCTTATTTCCGTAAAAGTTATTAATAATAAAACTCTTGAAAAAATTGAAATTGAAAAAAAAGATATCAATTTTGAGTATAGATTTAGCTCTTTTCAAAGAAACGATTTAACAATTATTAGTGCAAGATTACATTTTGAACCTAATGGAAATCTAGAAAAATTAATTCAAACAACCAAAAATAACCTTAAATTAAAAACCGAAACACAACCATATCATCAACCAAGCTTTGGTAGTGTTTTTAAAAATCCTGAAAATAATTATGCAGCAAAATTAATTGATGATATGGGTTTAAAGGGATTTAAAATTGGCGATGCCGAAATTTCTACAATGCATTCAAATTTTATTATTAACACTTCTTCAGCAAGTTCAAAAGATATTTATGAATTAATAACAGTAATTCAACAAAAAGTACTACAAAACAAAGGGATTTATTTGCAACCGGAAGTAAGAATGATTGGTTTTGACTATCCTATCTAA
- the dnaJ gene encoding molecular chaperone DnaJ, with amino-acid sequence MADFYQILGVSRDADADTLKRAYRKLARQYHPDVNKEPGAEDKFKEIGKAYEALADPETRARYDQFGEAGLGGAAGMPDMGDMGGFADLFETFFNGFGGQNPQGGRTQRRGPQQGDDLRYDLNVDFKDAIFGQQREIKIPHLETCEVCRGTGAKPGTGPKTCSTCGGSGQVRRATRTPFGNFTQVAECPSCNGAGQIIADPCVTCGGNGVKQVRKKLRINIPAGVDTGTKLRVSGEGNVGLKGGPPGDLYVFIKVKNDSKLKRDGVTIYSEIAVSYLQAILGDTVKITTVDGDVDLKIPSGIQPNTTLSLENKGVPRLGNPVARGNHEVLVKVKLPTRITDAERELLEGLASQYSDKNINSSSGLFSKLFGKES; translated from the coding sequence ATGGCTGATTTTTACCAAATACTTGGAGTTTCAAGAGATGCTGATGCGGATACCTTAAAAAGGGCTTATAGAAAATTAGCAAGACAATATCATCCTGATGTTAATAAAGAACCTGGTGCGGAAGATAAATTTAAAGAAATTGGTAAGGCTTACGAAGCATTAGCTGATCCTGAAACTAGAGCAAGATATGACCAATTTGGCGAAGCTGGTCTTGGAGGCGCAGCTGGAATGCCTGATATGGGAGATATGGGTGGCTTTGCAGATTTATTTGAAACTTTTTTTAATGGCTTTGGGGGGCAAAATCCACAAGGAGGAAGAACACAAAGAAGAGGTCCTCAGCAAGGAGATGATCTAAGGTATGACCTTAATGTTGACTTTAAAGATGCAATTTTTGGCCAACAAAGAGAAATTAAAATTCCTCATTTGGAGACATGTGAAGTCTGTAGGGGAACAGGTGCAAAACCAGGAACCGGCCCCAAAACTTGTTCAACATGTGGTGGAAGTGGACAAGTTAGAAGAGCTACAAGAACACCTTTTGGTAATTTCACACAAGTAGCTGAATGTCCTTCATGTAATGGGGCTGGCCAGATAATTGCAGATCCATGTGTAACTTGCGGCGGTAATGGCGTAAAGCAAGTCAGAAAAAAATTAAGAATTAATATTCCTGCAGGAGTTGATACTGGCACTAAATTAAGAGTTTCCGGCGAGGGAAATGTTGGTTTGAAAGGGGGTCCACCTGGAGATCTTTATGTTTTTATAAAGGTTAAGAATGATTCAAAACTTAAAAGAGATGGTGTAACTATTTACTCAGAAATAGCAGTGAGTTATTTACAGGCTATTTTAGGCGACACTGTAAAAATCACTACAGTTGATGGAGATGTTGATTTAAAAATTCCAAGTGGTATTCAGCCAAATACAACTCTTTCACTTGAGAATAAAGGGGTACCTAGACTTGGAAATCCGGTTGCGAGAGGAAATCATGAAGTCTTAGTAAAAGTAAAATTACCAACTCGTATAACCGACGCAGAACGAGAGCTTTTAGAGGGTTTAGCTTCTCAATATTCAGATAAAAATATTAATTCCAGTAGTGGACTGTTTAGTAAATTATTTGGTAAAGAATCTTAA